The DNA window ACCTCATAATTATCGAGAGAGCAGCCTTCCCACATCTGTATTTGTGTACACTGTATGTCAATTTTGCATTCAACATTTATCCTTCTATCTCAGCAATCATTCTGCTCATGAATAATCACTTGCTTATGTTGGTTTTTATGCCTTATATAGTTGGTGAATACCGGGAAGGAGAGGGCAAAAGTTAGCCTATGTTTTACGTGGGCGGTGAGTTGTTCATGCCCTTATAGCTGTTGTAGTTCTGGCAATATCAGTGTTCCTGAGTTTGGGTTCTTACTTGGCAACATCTTTCTCTTCATTGCAGAATTCTATTGGAGGCACCTCACATCTAACAGGGGAACACGTCAACGAGCCATTTATGTAAGTTTATTTCACAGAGTATTGTTCAACCAATCAACTTCTTGATTGTATTTTGACGTTTGTGCTTGTTTTTCCTCTTTTCTTATAGAGGTGAAGATGGAGTATCAGGCGTGCTGCTACATCACAAGCAAGTCATCTTACTTTTTTACCTAAATGTGACGGTTGGTTGGCATATTTTCTTGGATTGGGAGTGAAAATTTAGATTCTTAAATTGGAGTCAAAATTCTGGATTCTTTTCCCCCCAAATAAGAATTTTAGGTCTTAATCTAAGACAAGGTTAATTTGTTCTCCGGATGAGTTAAACTGTTAACTAAGGCAATTATTTGAGAGCAAGTTTTGAGCTAGCTACCGTTTTCTGGTGTCGAGTGTTTTAATATGTTCGTATGTCATTACTGCGTTAAAATATGGAAATGGTGCTGTCTAATATTTTGAGAGATCTCGTTGGATTTACATGTACAAGGTGTCTTCAAGTTCTTTGCTGCTGTATGTTTGGACTTATACATGACTTACTTCAGTACACCCTATGTAGATTTATATACGTGCAGTGCACATGCTGTTTTGGAATTTAACATAATGGGATTGCAATATTTATCACTTTCAGGACGGCAAAAGATAACCCTCCCGTGACTTATGCAATTGCTGCCTGTGAAACTCAAAATGTGAGTGTCTCAGTCTTGCCTTGTTTTAGCCTGAATGAAGGAAGTTGCATGACAGCAAAAGATATGTGGGACAAAATGGCACAGGTACGCTGATTTGCCACATATTACTTCGATTTTTATTTGCTTAATTCCGCTTACCTAGCACGTGGCTTATATTTAATTCACATACTTTTTATTCATCTTCATAATTTTAGCGTTGTTAGCTAATCTAGTCTGATTCTTAGGATGGCCACTTTGACCGAGAGAACTCGAACAAGGGACCTAGCATGCCGTCGTCACCTGGGGAGACCCATTGCGCTGCAGTTTCTGCTTCTACATGGGTTGAGCCTCATGGAAAGTGCACAATCGCATTTGCTGTTTCTTGGTCATCTCCTAAAGTTAAATTCTGCAAAGGGAAGTCCTACCATAGGTAATTCCGGTCGATTTTTCTGATATTTACATGTGTGCTTTgcatttttactacttttgacTCGTCATTCTCTTTTATATTGTTCTTGACTTTTCACTTTTCTATTAAGATCAACCACGTAGTTTTCAAAAAAAATCGGATCATGTCATTGCAAATTCTTACCTGtcctttcttcttttgttcAAATGGGCACAGGAGGTATACTAAATACTATGGCACTTCTAAAAATGCAGCCAAGGATCTGGTCCACGACTCTCTAACAAGTGAGTGATTTCGTTACCTCTATTGTCGTTTCACCGATCAATAGAAACGCTAAGACTTCAAAGTTGTTCCCTTATTTTTCTCCCTTTTGAACTGAAGACTTCAAAGTTGTTAGAAAAGGGCACTATCCTCCACTGCACTAATCACCTTTTTGTTTGATTCTTGTTCAGAGTATATGTTGTGGGAAGAAGAAATCGAAAAATGGCAGAACCCTATTCTTAAAGATGATAAACTGCCGGAATGGTAAGCAACGGTTAACATCCTAACAACCCTTAGAGATGTGTTTGCTAAGTTTCCACCTATGAAAATGTTTGTCCGTTTTTGTTCTGTGGTCGATATCTTTTTCCTAGTGCTCGATAGAAAGGATTTTTTCTCTGGCTTGTGATTAGTCTTCAACTGAATGCAGTGCATTGTTTGCAGGTATAAATTTACTCTGTTCAATGAGCTCTATTTTCTAGTTGCCGGTGGAACAGTTTGGATTGGTATTTATTCTTCTACGTATTTTTTTTCGTGCGCGTAATGTGATATCATTTGCTTTGTTTCTGTAACTGCTTGTGCTGTTCATGCAGACTCAGGCTCACCGATGGAGGATTCAGTTGGTATCAAGTCCGTGATTACGAACAGCAAAAAATCGAAAAAGAAACATGTACGTATAGTTCACAAATCAGCTGGACTTGTAAATGAGTCCGCTGTTGAGGATTCTGAGGCCTCTGTAGATATTGATCCAAGCGGAGGTGGAGATACGGCTCTAAGAGAATCTTCAGACAAAGAAGAGTCGGGCTCTTGTGGGAGTGGTGGTGGAGGGAACTCCCTTGGGACTTCCCCTATCAAGTCGACACAGCCCGTGAACGATGATGATAATGATGTAGGGAAGTTTTTGTATTTGGAGGGCGTCGAGTATATCATGTGGTGCACGTACGACGTCCACTTCTACGCGTCATTTGCGCTTCTTGAGCTGTTTCCAAAGATCGAGCTCAGCATACAACGGGAATTCGCAAACGCCGTGCTGTTTGAGGACAGACGGAAAGTTAAGTTTTTAGCGGAGGGGAATCACGGAATCCGTAAGGTGAAAGGAGCCGTTCCTCACGATCTTGGAACTCACGACCCGTGGCACGAGATGAACGCATACAACATACATGACACGAGTAGGTGGAAAGATCTTAACCCGAAGTTTGTTCTTCAGGTGTACCGAGACTTTGCTGCAACGGGGGATCTTTCTTTTGGAGCAGAGGTCTGGCCTGCTGTCTGCGCGGCAATAGACTACATGGACCAATTTGATAGGGACAATGACGGTATGATCGAAAACGATGGGTTCCCGGATCAAACATACGATGCCTGGACCGTTCACGGCATCAGTGCTTACTGTGGTTCCTTATGGCTCGCCGCGCTTCAAGCTGCCGCGACGATGGCCGTCCAGCTAGGCGACCACGCCTTCGCCGAAAAGTGCAAGAACAAATTCATAAAGGGGAAAGCCGTATTCGAGGAGAAGTTATGGAACGGGTCGTATTTCAACTACGATAGCGGGTCTAGCAGTAACAGTAAATCCATCCAAGCCGATCAGCTCGCGGGACAATGGTACACGGCTGCATCGGGCTTGCCTGATCTTTTCAACGACCGGAAGATCCGAAGCGCGCTCCAGAAGATCCATGATTTCAACGTCATGAAAGTCCAAGGAGGAAGGATCGGGGCCGTTAACGGGATGCATCCGAGCGGTAAGGTAGATGAATCATGCATGCAATCCCGGGAAGTGTGGACGGGAGTAACATATGCCGCGGCTGCTACCATGATCCACGCCGGAATGACGGAGCAGGCTTTCACCACCGCCGAAGGCATATTCCTAGCCAGCTGGTCGGACGAGGGATACGGGTAAGTCACATAAACCCATCACATCCACACACAACATTCGCTTGTCTACGAAGATGGTCTAATCCCGTCTTTACTCGTGCAGGTATGCTTTCCAGACTCCAGAAGGCTGGACGACTGACGGCCACTTCCGTTCCCTCATATACATGAGGCCGCTCGCCATATGGGCGATGCAATGGGCTTTGTCCTCGTCGAAGACGATCAGGGAAGCCCCTGTGGTCGTGGCGATGGATAGATCGCACGTACCCTCCGATACTGCAAATCCCTCATGCAACGAGTGTGGCACGAAGAAGATAGCGAAGAAGCCGTGGTGCTTTGGCAATGCTGTATTTCACTGTTCGTGCTGACTGGCCGACATGAAACATGTACGTAGTCTCTAAACTCATCTATGAAGAGGGAGAGGGATTTGGGAGGAAGTGCAAAGATGGGAACCTAATTTTACTGCATTTGTATGACAATTgtaattcattcatttttaaCAATGCAAAGTCGAATTCTAGTTCAAATTTATGCAATAATCTGTCACTTGTTACCAAGGTTATGCAAAAATGTAGTAAGGAATTAGAGTCGGAATTTTGTGCATGACTTCGGCCTTCAGAGTTTAACGGAGTCGAATGAGCAAGATTAACTTGTCATGACTCTTGAGATTGTCTACATAGATATATCATATATGCCAAGGCAATTAATTTTGCGAGGCATTTTGTGTCGGGATTCATAAATCACGCTGGTGCTTCAAGAATTCTTAAATTTGCGATGTTTCCTATCTTTTTTAGGGGATCCGACTTACCTCATAGTAATCGTCTTACtactaaattaattattttaattagatttattatgaaaaaaaattgagttaTAATATGATAGATTCATAGTATATCGAGTTTATCTAATAAAAGTGAGAATAACTTCTAAAAAAGTTTTAACAAGCAGTAATAACAaatataaattcaattaatacaaacaaaattaaaattcaagaaataaataaaaatatgaaaatgtgaGAGTGATacataaaatgagaaaaaatgtAACTATTGAATGTGAAGTCATATTTGATAGTCTTGTTTTTTCTTTCGTATAATGTTAAATTAATAGTGGGAGTAAAATTTGAATTCTCAAATATACCGAAAATAGATTTTCATAATTTTCGAATAAAAAGGAAAGTAGACTATGCCTATATTTAGTCAGTTCAATGATTGGagtataaaatcaaaatacaacGGTAATTAATACAGTATCTTTTTATCCGATCGTCAATCCTCATTTACTCTTGCTTGCTTGCttgtaaattgtaataataAATCCCACAGCTCTCGGTTGGACAAATCAACAAACATCTGTCATGCCCATTTCTGTCGTcatcaaatattcaatttcGTCAATGAAATTCTAAACTTGCGCTTCACAAAGTTACCTTTACGCTCTGTTTTACTCTATTTAATAGTAACCCATTATTATCTGATACTTTGTTCCATTTCCTTCTCCAAGATTTGGCCCAGATCAAAATTGGACATTGTTCTTTTTTGGGAGCAAGACGAGTAAATGTGAGTCTACTGATCTGTTTCCACTTTCCAGcttatttattgtttatttatGCAAAAAGATGTCATCTTGAAAAGACTTGCTTGAACTACAATCAAAATGTGCTTTCTTTCACTGAATGCTAGAGGAGATAGAGGTAGTTGAGTAGTTGAAGTAATCCGTTAACTGCATATTCTTCCATCAGAACCGAGTGACAGGTAATGAACTTTTCGGTGTGAGATGAGGCATTGAGGTTGATCGGAAATCAGAATATGTTTGTGGTTTGGGTTTGGTCTCATTTCTTAGTTCACTAATGGATTCTTAGTCATTCTTGATTGTGGATTGTAGTGTTGTGGAAATGACGAGGAAGATGCTTGTTGATGGGGTTCTGGATAAATCTGATGAAGGGGAGGCTCTTTATGACTTCGATTTGTTTGTCATTGGGGCAGGAAGTGGAGGAGTTCGTGCCTCGCGATTCTCTGCTCAATATGGAGCTAAGGTATTTAACATTGAGAGTGCAACTGCGAGATTCTGTTGGTGCATGTTGTGTATTCTGATAGTTCACTTTCGTGTTGAGGTCTACATACTTGGTGCAACTATATAA is part of the Salvia splendens isolate huo1 chromosome 6, SspV2, whole genome shotgun sequence genome and encodes:
- the LOC121808237 gene encoding non-lysosomal glucosylceramidase-like, with the protein product MVGGNLFHYRKNSWPPEEYINRSTLQLFDVDGSAPPEHALRRKLNSHASILKEFSITFREAIQMIRLGIRLWHYVREEASHGRKAPIDPFTREHCKPSASQGVPLGGMGSGSISRGFRGEFRHFQILPGTCETAPVMANQFSIFISRDGGNKKYSSVLSPGRHEGLGKPSDQGISSWGWNLNGQHSTYHALFPRAWTVYDGEPDPELKISCRQISPFIPHNYRESSLPTSVFVYTLVNTGKERAKVSLCFTWANSIGGTSHLTGEHVNEPFIGEDGVSGVLLHHKTAKDNPPVTYAIAACETQNVSVSVLPCFSLNEGSCMTAKDMWDKMAQDGHFDRENSNKGPSMPSSPGETHCAAVSASTWVEPHGKCTIAFAVSWSSPKVKFCKGKSYHRRYTKYYGTSKNAAKDLVHDSLTKYMLWEEEIEKWQNPILKDDKLPEWYKFTLFNELYFLVAGGTVWIDSGSPMEDSVGIKSVITNSKKSKKKHVRIVHKSAGLVNESAVEDSEASVDIDPSGGGDTALRESSDKEESGSCGSGGGGNSLGTSPIKSTQPVNDDDNDVGKFLYLEGVEYIMWCTYDVHFYASFALLELFPKIELSIQREFANAVLFEDRRKVKFLAEGNHGIRKVKGAVPHDLGTHDPWHEMNAYNIHDTSRWKDLNPKFVLQVYRDFAATGDLSFGAEVWPAVCAAIDYMDQFDRDNDGMIENDGFPDQTYDAWTVHGISAYCGSLWLAALQAAATMAVQLGDHAFAEKCKNKFIKGKAVFEEKLWNGSYFNYDSGSSSNSKSIQADQLAGQWYTAASGLPDLFNDRKIRSALQKIHDFNVMKVQGGRIGAVNGMHPSGKVDESCMQSREVWTGVTYAAAATMIHAGMTEQAFTTAEGIFLASWSDEGYGYAFQTPEGWTTDGHFRSLIYMRPLAIWAMQWALSSSKTIREAPVVVAMDRSHVPSDTANPSCNECGTKKIAKKPWCFGNAVFHCSC